TCTAGAATTGACCCTTCATATTGATTTTATATGTCTATATACACGTAGATTTTCATAAATATTGACAGTGTATAATTAGTTCTATAAAATTATAACTAAAATTGTTCCAAAAAATTATAACTAATTAAAGGGTGAGGATAGCATGTACAAATTGGAAGTGGACTATGCACCTGTATATGAGTTTGTTACAAGTTTGTATTATTACGTAAATAGGGATCGTTTAAAAATATACGAATTAGGGTCTGATTGGAAGAAAGAGGTAGATAAAAAATTACAGCCTACCTTTAAAGAAGCACTGAAAGATAAACGAATGGAGATTCTTCATCGATTTAGCCTGCTTATACATAAATGTCCTGGAGAACGGACACCTGAGAATTTTATTACGTGGTTTGAACGGCTGTCTACAACTGAAATGTATGATTGTATGCGACCGTGGGTAGATGTCATTCCTATGGATATGATTGATTTACATGAGCATTTTGTGTATCTATTTACCGAATGGAATGAGCAATATTTCAAGCATATAGATCCTTTTATATTGGAAGTTCTTGAAAATGACGCAAATGAAAAAAGGGAATTAATGCAGAATCTGGACCCTGTTGATATTGTGGAACACAGCACAAATGGCATAAGAATTGAATCTGAAAATATTCAAAAGCTTTTGCTTGTTCCTCAATATCATTACGCACCGCTAAGTGTAGTCGATTATTATAAAGGATTCGTAACCTGCCTCTACCCAATAGAGCTAGAAAGGAATTCGCCATACATCTCGAAAAGAACGATTACAATTTTCAATAGTTTGTCGGATGAGAATCGGATTCTTATTTTAAAAAGTCTTTATGAGAAACCTCGAACATTTAAGGAGCTAACCGAAATAACTCAATTAGCAAAAAGCAATCTTCATTATCATGTAAGCATGCTTCGATGCGCAGGACTGATTCGAGCCCACCACTCAAGTGAGAGAGTCATCAATTATAGTCTTCGCTTAGACCAGCTTACGACTATGCAGGATAGATTGCTTTCCTATATAAAGGGGAGTAAATAATGCTACAAGCATGGAAGGAGTTCCATCCTGTTGTAAAGCTTATGTTAATTGGGTCAGTATTACTGAACATTGGAAATGGAATGATAATACCTTATTTTGCTATTTATTTAGGGGAACATACTAATCTTTCCATTACCCAAATCGGTTTTTTGATAGGTTCTAGTTCATTGGCAGCGATGTTCGGTGGATTTTTAGGAGGAACTTTATCTGATTTAATCGGAAGGAAAAAGGTCATGATGGCATCCTTGATTCTCTCAGCTATCATGTTAATTGGATTAACATTCCACCCATTTCCTAGCATACTGATGCTAGTGACAATAGGTAGAGGTTTTACGATGTCGTTTTTTGAGCCTTGTTCTAAGGCATTAATAGCTGACCTTACGGAAAGTGGGAAGAGGCTTCGCGCCTTTTCAATGAAATATTTTTGCGGAAATTTGGGATTTGCTATTGGTCCCTTATTAGGCACAGTTCTGGGCTTACAAGCAACTAGTACGCTTCCATTCTATATTTCTTGTGCTGTATTTTTACTCTACAGCCTTGTATTACATCTTTTATTTGCAAAATATAAGGTTACATCCATTTCTGCACAACAAGAGAAGGTGACCTTCCGAGCATCGATGAAAGCAATGGGGAGAGATAAAATATTGTTCTTATTCCTACTAGGCGGATTGTTAGCGACAACCGTGCATGGTCAATTTTCTGTGACTCTTTCTCAATATTTTTACGCAGATGTAAAGAGTGCCATTACATTCTTAGGGGTGCTATGGTCTGCTCATGCGATTGTTATCATTATCCTAAGCGTCCCTATCCTGCGCCTCATGGAAAAAAGGACCTCCTTGCAATCCATTGTGATCGGGACTTCATTATTTTGTGTCGGCATCGTTGGCTTTGCTTTCTCGCTGAGCTTTACGTCGTTTTTACTTTCAATGATTATTTTTACTATAGGTGAAATTTTTTTGATACCTGCTGAATATGCAATCATTGATGAAATTACTCCGGATCATATTCGAGGAACTTATTTTGGAGCAGTTAGCTTTACTGCACTAGGTTCATTTATCGGTCCAGGCTTATCAGGGATGATTTTGTCACAGTTTAATGGACTTGCTATGTTCCTATTTCTAGCTCTTTTATCTCTTGTTAGTATTATCTTTTATGTCTGGGGAATTCGCTTAAAAGAACAAGGTAAGTCTGCCTCTCTTCATGACTAAATCGAAAATGAAAGAACCGAACAGGACTCAGGTTATAACCACTGTGTGTTGTCAGGTTCTTTTTTCTAGTATAATAATTAGTTTGGATTTGAAGTTTTATATCTAAAATAAAACATATGTAAGATTATAGAAATGTAGTTAATTTTGAAACCTTTTTTGAGATAGTGCGTATAACTCAATCGGGAAACAAAAATGTGTTTGATAAACAGAATATCTGTTTTTTGGAGGAGCCTGCCACCGCAGCTTTGCTATGTCTTTTTTTAGCTACGGTTGATGGGCTCCTTTTGTATTTTTTTCCCTTGGTGTGCTCAAGATATAAACATAAAAGAGGTGGGGAACTATGCTTGTTTTTCAATTAGCAATCATCTTACTAGCTTCAAAGATTGCTGGAGATATCAGTGTTAAATTAGGTCAGCCTTCCGTATTAGGAAAGCTCCTTATTGGTATTGTATTAGGGCCTACTGTGCTTGGGGTAGTAACGAATACAGACATTCTTCAGGAATTGAGTCAAATCGGTGTTATCTTATTGATGTTTATTGCAGGACTTGAAACCGATACGGAGGAATTCAAACGTACTGGTAAGGCTTCAACATTTGTAGGTATTGCGGGAATTATTTTTCCGTTCGCATGTGGCTATCTAGTGGGTATTTATCTACAACTATCTGTAATTGAGTCTATTTTCCTTGGTTTGTTACTTTCTGCAACTAGCGTAAGTATTTCTGTTCAAACATTGAAAGAAATGGGGAAATTAAAATCACGTGAAGGAACAACAATTCTAGGGGCTGCTGTTATTGATGATGTCCTTGTAATTATTGCCTTGGCTTTTGTTATGAGCTTTGCAGGTGGGGACATCAATCTAGGAGAAGTGGTCTTGAAAAAGGTAGCTTTCTTTGTAGTAGCTATTCTTTTAGCATGGAAGGTGGTTCCATGGGTTTTAAATAAATTTGCCCCGCTTCGTGTTTCAGAGGCAGTGATTTCAGCAGGTCTCATCATTTGTTTTGTGTATGCTTACGTAGCTGAGTATGCAGGTGTTGCTGGTATCATTGGTGCTTATATCGCAGGTGTTGCTATAAGTCTAACGAAACATAAGCATGAAGTGTTTGAAAAGGTAGAAACGATCAGTTACTCTATTTTCGTGCCTGTGTTTTTTACGTCGATTGGAGTAACGGCTCAATTTATGGGAATCACACAGAACATCTGGTTAATCCTTGGTTTGAGTGTGGTAGCGATCCTAACAAAGCTCATCGGTTCTGCGATCGGAGCAAGATTAGCAGGATTTAAGTGGAGAAGCTCCCTTGGTGTTGGTGCAGCCATGGTATCACGCGGGGAAGTAGCACTTATCATCGCGGCAATGGGTCTTGAATCCAACCTGTTAAGTAGTGATATGTTTGCGGTTATTGTAGTTGTAGTATTGATTACGACAATTGTGACACCAATGATGATGAAGGTGTTTTTGAGTAATCCTAAAGGGAACAAACAAAATGCTTAATTAGTAGGTAAAAGGGTGCTGACTATGATAGTTGGCACCCTTTTTTATCAGGAGCAGAGAAGTCATCTAATTCATGCTCATTTTAATTTTTCATGTATATCAACAAGTCCATCATTCTCTAACACGGCATGAACACCTACAACATCGTTGACCAGCTGGGTTATGCGTAAATCAACGATAAGGCTGGCTAGATTTAAGGCTTCTTTTCGTTCGTAGCCATATAGCTCCTGCATCCAATCAATCATACCCTCCAGTGCAATCATAGAGGCTTCGTGTAAATCCTTATGGAAACCAAACGTGATTTTACTAGTTGGTGTTTGTGCTCTTGGGAAAGAAAGTGCTTGATCTTCTACTGTAAAAGTGAGGTCAACCAACTCCATCGGACATTCTATGGCAAGGCCAGATACTTCACCATCGCCTTGGGCTGCATGTCCATCTCCTACTGATAAAAGCCCACCATCTACAGGGATTGGCAAGTATAGAGTACTTCCGGGTACTAGCTCTTTACAATCTATGTTGCCACCACAGAAGCGAGGAGGAATCGTCGAATGAATACCTGATTCGTCTGGTGGCATACCCAACACCCCCATAAAAGGGTGGAGGCGAATTTTATGTCCTTTATTGCTAGTTCCTATCAGGTTAGCCGCATCTAATTCCCAGACTAAACCATACCCTTCTCCTTCCTCTATCCCTAGACGGTTATTTACGGCACTGGTAAATCCGCCACCTTCACTCCAGCCCCATGTGCCTACGCGCAATTCATTAATATGTATCGCTAAGCTTTGTCCAGCCTTGGCTTCGGCAATGTACAAGGGACCAATCAAGGCATGTCCGCTATCCTGAGGATGTTCGCGAGTACAAAACTCTATTCGTTTTCCGTCTATCTGTTCAGGGCCTGTGTTCCAATCTGCATCAAGCGTCTTAAATCGAACAGTGTCACCAGAATGAATTGTCAGGATAGGGGTGGCCTCTCTGCTGAAAGAGCCATGCAGAGTCGAACGTTTTGGCTGGATGGTATATGTAGCCATACCCAATTACCTCCTTGGTAGATTATTACAATCGCTTTCTATCAGGATAATACTGAGGAGGTAAAAGGTATAGATTTAATTATTGCTATTCCGTCCATTCGATAACGGAGCCTACTGCAAGACTTTTCCTCACATCAATGATTCGCTGATTACGACTTCCGCGAAAGCGCAAGGAGGTGTCCTTTTGTTCAGCTTTAAATTTACCGTCAATAACGACATCACATAACTCCAATAGCTGACGTTGTTCATCTAACATGAGTAACGCTTCAAAGATAAACCCAGTGTATGCCCAGACCGTCTTATCTGGACAAGCTTTGCGAAAGCTGGTGATAAAGGACGCGCAGGCAGTTGCTGAGAAAAAGGGGTCTCCTCCACATAAGGTCAGGCCATGTAATAATGGATTATCAGAAATCTCCTCAATCACCTCTTGTTGGAGCGCTAGTGTAAAAGGTTGTCCGTAGCTGAAGTCCCACGATTCAGGATTAAAGCAACCATGGCAAGCGTGACGGCAGCCGCTCACAAACACGACCGCTCGCAATCCGATGCCTTCGTTAATACTTTCCCTTCGATATTCGCAGATGTGCATGGATGGATTCACTTATGCTTCACCCGATCCAGAACCTCAGCTTGTTTTGCAGAATTAAAACGTTGCGTATAATCTCCTGTAATATAACCTGTTACGCGGCGTAGACGTTGGAAGTGAACGGAGTCTTCATTGCTTCCACAGTTCGGACATTCCGTGCCAATAATCCCTTCATAGCCGCAGCTTGGGCAGCGATCCAGTGGATGATTAATAGAGAAATATCCTACATTACTTTTTAATGCGTACTGAACAATCTGTTGAAAAGCTACTGTATTTTGTCGGGCATTTCCATCTAGTTCAATATAGGTAATCGCCCCAGCGTTGCATAGCTCGTGAAAAGGTGCCTCAAGTTTAATTTTTTGAAAAGCTGATAAAGAATAGTAGACGGGAATGTGAAAGGAATTGGTATAGTATTCACGGTCAGTAATCCCCGTAAGCTTACCGTAGTTTTTTTGATCAGCTTTCGTAAATTTACCTGATAAGCCTTCAGCGGGAGTAGCGAATAATGTAATGTTTAGATTATATTTTTCGCTCATGTCATCACAGTATTGGCGCATGAATGAAATGACAGAGAGAGCACGCTTGTATACTTCAGTATCATCCCCGTGGTGTTTGCCATAGAGAGCATTCATGCATTCTGCCAACCCGATAAAACCTACAGCTAGGCTACCATGCTTAATTAAATCGGCTACTTCTTGATCGGGATGCAGGTCTTTACCTCCCTCCCAGACACCTTCGCGCATCATGAAATCCGATGCTTTGGCTGGTTGTTTTGCTTGGATACCAAAGCGATGGATCAAGCCGCTGATAGCTACATCCATATAGCTTTGTAGGGCATTATAGAAGCCGGCTATGTCTGCTTGATCGCGTTGGTTTTGACAAATCCCATATTCGATACCCAATTTTACAAGATTGATCGTATTAAACGAAAGATTTCCCTTTCCGCTACTATAATTTCGCCCAAAACGATCTGATATTGATCTTGTCCGACATCCCATTGTAGCAATAATCGTATTCGGATCATCCTCACGATAGTATATGAGATTGAAGGTCGCATCTACATTGACAAAGTTAGGATAGAGGCGCTTGCTGGAGCATTCAATCGCTTTTTGGAACAGATCGTAGTTTGGATCACCTTCTGACTGGTTAATTCCTGTTTTGCATTGAAAAATATGCTGTGGGAAAATAGGCGTTTCTCCATTTCCTAAGCCATTACTTGTTGCCTGTAGTAACGCATGTGATACCAGACGCCCCTCTGTAGAAGTACACATCCCATAATTAAGAGAAGTAAAAGGAATTTGTCCCCCGGCTCGACTGCTCATCGTATTTAGATTATGGATAAGAGATTCAGCAGCCTGATGGGTTTCTGAAACTGTTTCTTCAAAGGCATAGGTATAGCTTTTGGGAAAGTCTTGCTTTAGTTTTTCGTTATCCATATAAAGATGATCATCAGACAAGGCGGATAGAGTAAGATCGGAACCCTCATTAAAATAATGGAGCCCTTTTTTCATATGTTTGACGAATGATTTCCGAACATAGGGAGCGAGATCCCAGTCAATCTTGTTAGCGGAAACACCGCCGAATTGGCTGTTCTGCTGCGATTGAAAGATAATTGCGACTAGAGCCATGGCCGTCATAATACTTTGTGGGGTGCGGACTGACCCGTTCCCTGTATTAAAGCCCTCAGCTAGTAGGCGATCAAAAGGAATGAAAATACAATTGGTTGTGCCGATTGCATATTGGTCTAAATCATGTACATAGACATAATTATGATCAATTGCTTCACGTAGCTCGTTAGGCAAAACGTATTGTTTCACATGCCATTTTGCATATTCAGAGCCCATTTTACTCATTTTTCCGCTGAATGATTCACCGTTTACATTCGCGTTTTCCCGTAGTAAATCCATATCTTGTAGGCCGATGACAGCTTCACTAATGTTGTAAAGCTCGCTTTGCTGCAAACGAAGGCGATCACGTTGTTGACGGTAGGTAGAAAAGAAATGAGAAATATCATTGTGATCCTTTTCACATAAATGTGCAATAATTAACTCGTGAATTGTCTGTGTAGATATTGGATTTATGTAGTTATGTTGCTGTTGCTCTGCGGTGAGTTGATGCATACGTAGTTGCTGTTTAAGTTGTTCCTGGATATACAGGGCAATCTCTTCACTAAGTGCCACGTTTACTGTGCCCATTGCAGGTAAGCAGGCTTGGGTAATTGTTGTGATTAATTTTTCTAACTGAAAGATTTCCTGACGACCATCGCGTTTCGTTATAAGCATGAAAAAAAGCCTCCTGTAATGTAAAAAAACCTTGATGTGTAAGCTGAAAATAAGTTTGTAGTGGTAGAAAATGGTACTAATGCACTCAAAATGTAAGAAGCATTCCCTCATAAATAAGAGAAAATGCTTCCGTAAATGTGGTTATACGCACTATATATAGTCTACGAATTACAAATTACATCAATATATCGTATGTGTCAAATGACGGTACTGTGACTACAGCATCAAGCTACATACGCTATAAATAATCTGACATGATTTTGTCGGTGTCAAATGGTGTTACCCCGCTATTTACAGAGAAGACGGATTGAGCGCGATCAGGACTGTCGACAAGTGTTCCTCTGGCTAAGGCGTGCAATAAAAACAGGTCATATAAATTAGGCTTAATTAGATTGGTCATGGCCTTTCCCATGAGCAGCATGCTGTTTCGATTATTTTCAACGTTATTGGAATATATTGGATCAGTAGTAAGAGCTAGATCGGTCCAGATGACCTGGCGAGTCTCTACATCAATAATAACGGGAATGCAAATCGTTGTGTCAGCAGTGATATCGATCTTATTTTGAACGGTAGATGGTTCAAAGATTTCACCAGAATTAGGGTGCTGTCGCATCATCCAGCCAGCAAAGCATTCAGGAAGATCACAGTAAGGGTGACTGGTAAAGGAATGTAGAGACATAGAAATATAACGAGCCCCTGCTTTTGTAGCAGCAGATAAATCGATATCAATAAACTCGCAGGCACCTTGTGGAGCAGTAGTAATATCCCCACTATGGTAGGCCTTAAAGGAAGCTGAGACTAGATTGGTATAGGAAATGTGTTCTAAATCATTCCAGTTGTGATCATACATCACAGCAGATAAATCAACATCCACTCGATCTGTCGGAATTTGATTCACAACGCCTTCTCGCCACCATGTAAAAAAGCGAATGGTATCTCCTGCTGGTAAATCAAGCTTAGAACCTCGCGTAATCGTACAAAGAGCCTTCTGAGCTGAACGTTGGGAGAAGGGAACAGTATAATGACGTAATCGTTCATCGATATATACATAGCCCAGCGGTGGCAGTTGAGAAAATCGGTGTATGAATTCTTTTTGACAGATGGATGTGATTGAATCCCCGATTTCCTTAGTAAGAGGAGCCAATGTATCAGCGCTCACTTGAACTTTAGCTACATTTCCTTTTGGGAAAAATGTACGAATGACTTGTGGAGTGTGACGGTTAGCAAAATGCGTCATCACCTGCAATAAAACGGGAGAAGAAACCTGATCTATCACTTGTTCAAAGGCATAAACGATTGGTTGCCAATTCGCACTGAGACGTATCATGTGATCGAGACGGCGTGCCAATTCGCCCGGTCTAGTGGACAGTAGCTCGATTGCTTCCGGTAGCTGTCTATGTAATAGAGCTTGCTCTACTTTACTGTTAAATGTCTCGATTTTTTGGTTATTTCGAATCAGATAAAATGCATCAGCACACCGAGGGAAGCGTTGCTTGTATTCAGTAGGGTGTAAAATTTCCCCTAATCGAATCCAGCGATTCTTATAGCGTAGCATGTCTTCTTCAAGGGCATGGCAATTCTCTAATAATCCCAAGATAAAACGTCTTTGGGC
This is a stretch of genomic DNA from Brevibacillus laterosporus DSM 25. It encodes these proteins:
- the nrdG gene encoding anaerobic ribonucleoside-triphosphate reductase activating protein — translated: MHICEYRRESINEGIGLRAVVFVSGCRHACHGCFNPESWDFSYGQPFTLALQQEVIEEISDNPLLHGLTLCGGDPFFSATACASFITSFRKACPDKTVWAYTGFIFEALLMLDEQRQLLELCDVVIDGKFKAEQKDTSLRFRGSRNQRIIDVRKSLAVGSVIEWTE
- a CDS encoding TerD family protein, which gives rise to MKNSIYLRRKCKLLVPTGISHLPLPYLATALKNMERLGYTFSQPLIERLQTLSIEDFTTFFQQLEEDVKKLVGDHVRYRPMYQNFPQQLMEESQASLYVNAIIHYLTLSLPIEEVKKRLPLLDRSQLTVIGLGYEEELEQIFWNLVQSKTSLSETDKDDLSFFIQEYQVLDPLVQLDIPLKENIALVAGLLFTSSKMSPGFFSKHIKTATDVLRVATALSGGDISLSRTTPFRKFTRAQRRFILGLLENCHALEEDMLRYKNRWIRLGEILHPTEYKQRFPRCADAFYLIRNNQKIETFNSKVEQALLHRQLPEAIELLSTRPGELARRLDHMIRLSANWQPIVYAFEQVIDQVSSPVLLQVMTHFANRHTPQVIRTFFPKGNVAKVQVSADTLAPLTKEIGDSITSICQKEFIHRFSQLPPLGYVYIDERLRHYTVPFSQRSAQKALCTITRGSKLDLPAGDTIRFFTWWREGVVNQIPTDRVDVDLSAVMYDHNWNDLEHISYTNLVSASFKAYHSGDITTAPQGACEFIDIDLSAATKAGARYISMSLHSFTSHPYCDLPECFAGWMMRQHPNSGEIFEPSTVQNKIDITADTTICIPVIIDVETRQVIWTDLALTTDPIYSNNVENNRNSMLLMGKAMTNLIKPNLYDLFLLHALARGTLVDSPDRAQSVFSVNSGVTPFDTDKIMSDYL
- a CDS encoding cation:proton antiporter, which produces MLVFQLAIILLASKIAGDISVKLGQPSVLGKLLIGIVLGPTVLGVVTNTDILQELSQIGVILLMFIAGLETDTEEFKRTGKASTFVGIAGIIFPFACGYLVGIYLQLSVIESIFLGLLLSATSVSISVQTLKEMGKLKSREGTTILGAAVIDDVLVIIALAFVMSFAGGDINLGEVVLKKVAFFVVAILLAWKVVPWVLNKFAPLRVSEAVISAGLIICFVYAYVAEYAGVAGIIGAYIAGVAISLTKHKHEVFEKVETISYSIFVPVFFTSIGVTAQFMGITQNIWLILGLSVVAILTKLIGSAIGARLAGFKWRSSLGVGAAMVSRGEVALIIAAMGLESNLLSSDMFAVIVVVVLITTIVTPMMMKVFLSNPKGNKQNA
- a CDS encoding MDR family MFS transporter, which gives rise to MLQAWKEFHPVVKLMLIGSVLLNIGNGMIIPYFAIYLGEHTNLSITQIGFLIGSSSLAAMFGGFLGGTLSDLIGRKKVMMASLILSAIMLIGLTFHPFPSILMLVTIGRGFTMSFFEPCSKALIADLTESGKRLRAFSMKYFCGNLGFAIGPLLGTVLGLQATSTLPFYISCAVFLLYSLVLHLLFAKYKVTSISAQQEKVTFRASMKAMGRDKILFLFLLGGLLATTVHGQFSVTLSQYFYADVKSAITFLGVLWSAHAIVIIILSVPILRLMEKRTSLQSIVIGTSLFCVGIVGFAFSLSFTSFLLSMIIFTIGEIFLIPAEYAIIDEITPDHIRGTYFGAVSFTALGSFIGPGLSGMILSQFNGLAMFLFLALLSLVSIIFYVWGIRLKEQGKSASLHD
- a CDS encoding ArsR family transcriptional regulator → MYKLEVDYAPVYEFVTSLYYYVNRDRLKIYELGSDWKKEVDKKLQPTFKEALKDKRMEILHRFSLLIHKCPGERTPENFITWFERLSTTEMYDCMRPWVDVIPMDMIDLHEHFVYLFTEWNEQYFKHIDPFILEVLENDANEKRELMQNLDPVDIVEHSTNGIRIESENIQKLLLVPQYHYAPLSVVDYYKGFVTCLYPIELERNSPYISKRTITIFNSLSDENRILILKSLYEKPRTFKELTEITQLAKSNLHYHVSMLRCAGLIRAHHSSERVINYSLRLDQLTTMQDRLLSYIKGSK
- a CDS encoding anaerobic ribonucleoside triphosphate reductase, with protein sequence MLITKRDGRQEIFQLEKLITTITQACLPAMGTVNVALSEEIALYIQEQLKQQLRMHQLTAEQQQHNYINPISTQTIHELIIAHLCEKDHNDISHFFSTYRQQRDRLRLQQSELYNISEAVIGLQDMDLLRENANVNGESFSGKMSKMGSEYAKWHVKQYVLPNELREAIDHNYVYVHDLDQYAIGTTNCIFIPFDRLLAEGFNTGNGSVRTPQSIMTAMALVAIIFQSQQNSQFGGVSANKIDWDLAPYVRKSFVKHMKKGLHYFNEGSDLTLSALSDDHLYMDNEKLKQDFPKSYTYAFEETVSETHQAAESLIHNLNTMSSRAGGQIPFTSLNYGMCTSTEGRLVSHALLQATSNGLGNGETPIFPQHIFQCKTGINQSEGDPNYDLFQKAIECSSKRLYPNFVNVDATFNLIYYREDDPNTIIATMGCRTRSISDRFGRNYSSGKGNLSFNTINLVKLGIEYGICQNQRDQADIAGFYNALQSYMDVAISGLIHRFGIQAKQPAKASDFMMREGVWEGGKDLHPDQEVADLIKHGSLAVGFIGLAECMNALYGKHHGDDTEVYKRALSVISFMRQYCDDMSEKYNLNITLFATPAEGLSGKFTKADQKNYGKLTGITDREYYTNSFHIPVYYSLSAFQKIKLEAPFHELCNAGAITYIELDGNARQNTVAFQQIVQYALKSNVGYFSINHPLDRCPSCGYEGIIGTECPNCGSNEDSVHFQRLRRVTGYITGDYTQRFNSAKQAEVLDRVKHK
- a CDS encoding acetamidase/formamidase family protein codes for the protein MATYTIQPKRSTLHGSFSREATPILTIHSGDTVRFKTLDADWNTGPEQIDGKRIEFCTREHPQDSGHALIGPLYIAEAKAGQSLAIHINELRVGTWGWSEGGGFTSAVNNRLGIEEGEGYGLVWELDAANLIGTSNKGHKIRLHPFMGVLGMPPDESGIHSTIPPRFCGGNIDCKELVPGSTLYLPIPVDGGLLSVGDGHAAQGDGEVSGLAIECPMELVDLTFTVEDQALSFPRAQTPTSKITFGFHKDLHEASMIALEGMIDWMQELYGYERKEALNLASLIVDLRITQLVNDVVGVHAVLENDGLVDIHEKLK